The Planifilum fimeticola nucleotide sequence ATGTGCTGAATGTGCCAGGAAGCGGGCGGCATAAACTCATGGGTTTTCCGCCGACCGAAGCGCCTCTCCCGCTCGGCCAGGGCTTCCTCCATCACTTCTTCCTTCGAGATCGCCTCCCACCATCCTTCCCAATCGTCCCGATCCGCGGATGCCTCAAACCATTCGTCGTACAGACGCCTGCCCGCATCGGAGAAAACCCGGTTCTCCAGGGGCATGTGGTCCGCATTGACAAAAATCCCGCCGGGCCGAAGAAGAGCCGCCACATCCCGGTAAACCCGAAGGAGAACGGATTCCTCCAGCCAGTGAAGCGCCGTGGCGGTGACGACGGCATCAAAGGATTCCGGTTCCAGATCCGCCGCCCAATCCGGATCGCGCAGATCCCGCTCCATCCACCTCACCCGTTCATCCCCCCCAAAGGCGCCCCGAGCGATTTTCAGCAGGACGGGATCGATGTCCACCCCCACCACCTGAAGTTCCGGAATCCCTTTCAAAAGGCGTTCGGTCACCGAACCGCAACCGCAGGCGAGATCCAACGCCCTTCCCCTGCCCCGGACCCCCTCTGCCACGCATTGAACCA carries:
- a CDS encoding class I SAM-dependent methyltransferase; amino-acid sequence: MDWKFWLRRWDRQQERYLPFREQSFNAMVQCVAEGVRGRGRALDLACGCGSVTERLLKGIPELQVVGVDIDPVLLKIARGAFGGDERVRWMERDLRDPDWAADLEPESFDAVVTATALHWLEESVLLRVYRDVAALLRPGGIFVNADHMPLENRVFSDAGRRLYDEWFEASADRDDWEGWWEAISKEEVMEEALAERERRFGRRKTHEFMPPASWHIQHISNAGFSSAEILWRSFDEAVLAAWK